Proteins encoded together in one Astyanax mexicanus isolate ESR-SI-001 chromosome 10, AstMex3_surface, whole genome shotgun sequence window:
- the chst1 gene encoding carbohydrate sulfotransferase 1: protein MQCSWKAVILLGLASIAIQYTAIRTFTGKTFQICPLTSPLNCSLGSDGEAFGGLCDEFPYFFYNNSRKTHVLILATTRSGSSFVGQLFNQHSDVFYLFEPLYHVQTTLIPHYTHSRNTADRRVMLGASRDLLRSLYDCDLYFLESYFKPQPANHTTDKLFRRGASRALCSPPVCDAFSPSEPYIDEGECIRKCSSLNLSLAVESCRERRHVAIKTVRIPEIADLRALIEDPRLNLKVVHLVRDPRGILSSRIETFRDTYRLWRIWRATGRKPYNLDLTQLSTVCEDMLRSTTTGSSRPLWLRGRYILVRYEDLARNPLQKTTEIYDFLGLPMEKSVEEWIRNNTRGSNDISAKHKYGTVRDSAANAESWRLKLSHEIVEHTQTVCQQVLEELGYKPVNSPEELKNMSVSVIEDKTFVPFL from the coding sequence ATGCAATGTTCCTGGAAGGCTGTGATTCTGCTCGGCTTGGCGTCGATCGCCATCCAGTACACAGCGATCAGGACGTTCACCGGAAAAACATTCCAGATTTGCCCCTTGACCAGCCCTCTGAACTGCAGCCTGGGGTCGGACGGGGAGGCTTTTGGGGGCTTGTGTGACGAGTTCCCTTATTTCTTTTACAACAACTCCAGAAAGACCCATGTCCTCATCCTGGCCACCACTCGCAGCGGCTCCTCTTTCGTGGGGCAGCTTTTCAACCAGCACTCGGACGTCTTCTACCTGTTTGAGCCGCTTTATCACGTCCAGACCACCCTGATCCCTCACTACACGCACAGCCGGAACACAGCCGACCGCAGGGTGATGCTCGGGGCCAGCCGAGACCTCCTGCGGAGCTTGTACGACTGCGACCTCTATTTCCTAGAAAGCTATTTCAAGCCTCAGCCTGCGAACCACACCACGGACAAGCTCTTCCGCCGAGGGGCCAGCAGAGCACTGTGCTCCCCACCAGTCTGCGATGCGTTCAGCCCCAGCGAGCCGTACATAGACGAGGGCGAATGCATCCGGAAATGCAGCTCCCTTAACTTGAGCCTTGCGGTCGAGTCGTGCCGGGAGAGACGCCACGTGGCCATTAAAACCGTGCGGATTCCGGAGATTGCAGACCTCAGAGCGCTCATCGAGGACCCTCGTCTAAACCTCAAAGTCGTCCACCTGGTAAGGGACCCTCGAGGTATACTTTCGTCAAGGATCGAGACATTTCGAGACACCTACCGCCTCTGGAGGATATGGAGGGCCACTGGACGGAAACCCTACAACCTAGACCTCACCCAGCTCAGCACTGTGTGTGAGGACATGCTACGGTCCACAACCACCGGCTCCAGTCGCCCCCTCTGGCTTAGGGGCAGGTACATACTGGTGAGGTACGAGGATCTGGCCCGGAACCCGCTCCAAAAGACTACAGAGATTTACGACTTCCTGGGTCTGCCCATGGAGAAAAGTGTGGAGGAGTGGATCCGGAACAACACAAGAGGCAGCAACGACATCTCGGCCAAGCACAAGTACGGCACGGTCAGGGACTCGGCCGCCAACGCAGAGAGCTGGAGGCTCAAACTGTCTCATGAAATCgttgaacacacacagacagtctgCCAGCAGGTTCTCGAGGAGCTGGGATACAAACCGGTCAACTCGCCGGAGGAGCTCAAGAACATGTCCGTCTCGGTCATCGAGGACAAAACCTTTGTACCTTTTTTGTAA